Proteins encoded in a region of the Corynebacterium genitalium ATCC 33030 genome:
- a CDS encoding glycosyltransferase produces MIGLYAHHHGSGHIQRCREIARHLPDATILSTHPSADVVLLDDAGAPTSDPLTAGGTLHYAPTTHEGYRSRMQQIAAWVEANDPSVFYVDCSVEVAVFARLLGVPVVTVAMPGVRDDAPHQLGYAQASAIVAAWPDWVPVPAHLGAHADRLHAVGGISRLRGLADRGRDERSVLVMAGTGGSTWDRDSWDEVERVCPNWDFTILDGASRVDDDAKLTEMLQSAGVVVVAAGQNSVADVAACGAPAIVLPQPRPFAEQEATAAVLRDAGLALVPESFPEPAMWPALLHQAAEMDTFWDDPQRGWQTDGAARRAADVILGAS; encoded by the coding sequence ATGATCGGCTTGTATGCGCACCACCACGGCTCCGGTCACATCCAGCGCTGCCGCGAAATCGCGCGCCACTTACCCGACGCGACGATTTTGTCCACGCACCCCAGCGCAGACGTCGTGCTTCTCGACGACGCCGGCGCCCCCACCTCCGACCCGCTTACCGCCGGAGGAACCCTTCACTACGCGCCGACCACCCATGAGGGCTACCGTTCCCGGATGCAGCAGATTGCCGCATGGGTGGAGGCCAACGACCCCTCTGTGTTCTACGTCGACTGCTCCGTGGAGGTCGCCGTCTTTGCCCGGCTCCTCGGCGTGCCCGTGGTCACCGTGGCCATGCCGGGTGTGCGCGACGATGCTCCCCACCAGCTCGGCTACGCCCAAGCCAGCGCGATCGTCGCAGCGTGGCCGGATTGGGTGCCCGTGCCTGCGCATTTGGGGGCGCACGCGGACCGACTGCATGCCGTCGGGGGCATTTCCCGGCTGCGCGGCTTAGCCGATCGCGGCCGCGATGAGCGGTCGGTGCTCGTCATGGCCGGCACGGGCGGCTCCACCTGGGACCGCGACTCGTGGGACGAGGTCGAGCGCGTCTGCCCGAACTGGGATTTCACCATTCTCGACGGGGCCAGCCGTGTCGACGATGATGCCAAGCTCACCGAAATGCTGCAGAGCGCCGGGGTCGTCGTGGTCGCCGCCGGGCAGAACTCCGTGGCTGATGTCGCCGCCTGCGGAGCACCCGCGATTGTCCTGCCGCAGCCCCGCCCCTTCGCCGAACAGGAGGCCACGGCCGCGGTGCTCCGCGACGCTGGCCTCGCGCTTGTCCCCGAATCCTTCCCCGAGCCAGCCATGTGGCCGGCGCTGCTGCACCAAGCGGCTGAAATGGACACGTTCTGGGACGATCCCCAGCGCGGCTGGCAAACCGACGGGGCCGCGCGCCGAGCAGCCGATGTCATCCTGGGGGCCTCATGA
- a CDS encoding glycosyltransferase family 2 protein — translation MTAIITLANAARADHVARQASLIPDGIEHILVALADAEELAARLPDTHVVPLEEPNLALARNTGAAEALARGHQQLIFLDADCLPGPGLADRYLDALDHASEAVLAGPVTYLPEGELRTDNPQPHEARPNPPAGELVPADDYNLFWSLSFALTADTWRRIDELFGGFDTAFSGYGGEDTDFAWNLREHGIDFIWVGGAHAYHQWHPVSSPPWEHLDDILRNAAVFHFKWGTWPMEGWLHEFEDAGAIALIDDTWQRR, via the coding sequence ATGACCGCGATCATCACATTGGCTAACGCGGCGCGCGCCGATCATGTCGCCCGCCAGGCGTCCCTCATTCCTGATGGCATCGAGCACATTCTCGTCGCGCTTGCTGATGCCGAGGAGCTCGCCGCCCGACTGCCCGATACGCATGTGGTTCCGCTCGAGGAGCCCAATCTCGCCCTCGCCCGCAACACGGGTGCGGCCGAAGCGCTCGCGCGCGGGCACCAGCAGCTCATTTTCCTCGACGCGGACTGCCTCCCGGGCCCCGGGCTGGCGGACCGATATCTCGACGCACTTGACCACGCGTCCGAGGCCGTCCTCGCCGGCCCGGTGACGTACCTGCCGGAGGGAGAGCTACGCACCGACAACCCCCAGCCGCACGAAGCCCGGCCGAACCCGCCAGCCGGCGAGCTCGTCCCTGCCGATGACTACAACCTCTTCTGGTCTTTATCCTTCGCGCTGACCGCTGACACGTGGCGCCGCATCGACGAGCTTTTCGGCGGCTTCGACACCGCTTTCTCCGGCTACGGCGGCGAAGACACCGATTTCGCGTGGAACCTGCGCGAACACGGCATTGACTTCATCTGGGTCGGCGGCGCGCACGCCTACCACCAGTGGCACCCCGTTTCCTCGCCGCCGTGGGAGCACCTCGACGACATTCTCCGCAACGCCGCCGTCTTCCACTTCAAATGGGGCACGTGGCCAATGGAGGGCTGGCTTCACGAGTTCGAAGATGCAGGAGCCATCGCGCTTATCGACGACACATGGCAACGCCGATAA
- the efeB gene encoding iron uptake transporter deferrochelatase/peroxidase subunit — MSRFELDRRKFLALGGVGAAGAAAAACAREDSRDSGSGGAGGIDGASHEELIVDFAGAHQAGIITPMQNNLHFAAFDMSEKADQKKLIRLLERWTDAARRLTLGGEVSSKGAFGGGANFPPDDSGEAFDLGPSALTITIGFGRSLFRDQFGLADKLPDEFSEMPTMTNDFLNREQSEGDICIQACANDPQVATHAIRNLTRLAVPDASLRWTQIGFGKASVTSAEEQTPRNLFGQKDGTANIRSDDEEELDQHVWVQEDSSQPWAAGGTYLTARRIAMNIEVWDTLQLEEQERVTGRDKVAGAPLTGTDEFDEPDFDAVNDRGRPVIDRGSHLFNVHPAQNGGIRMLRRAFNYVDGSNEQGRMDAGLFFIAFTRTPDRFATVHQSMSRDEMFLEYLKTTKTGTYLIPPGVGEEGFIGEGMFA; from the coding sequence ATGAGCAGGTTCGAACTCGACCGGCGAAAGTTTCTTGCGCTCGGAGGCGTCGGTGCTGCCGGGGCGGCTGCAGCAGCGTGCGCGCGGGAAGATTCGCGCGATAGCGGAAGCGGTGGCGCCGGCGGTATTGACGGTGCGAGCCATGAGGAACTCATCGTCGACTTCGCTGGGGCGCACCAAGCCGGCATCATCACGCCGATGCAGAACAACCTGCATTTCGCTGCGTTCGACATGTCCGAGAAAGCCGACCAGAAGAAACTGATCCGGCTGCTGGAGCGGTGGACTGACGCCGCCCGGCGCCTCACGTTGGGCGGCGAGGTGTCGTCGAAAGGCGCATTCGGCGGTGGGGCGAACTTCCCACCGGATGACTCCGGTGAAGCGTTCGACCTGGGGCCGTCTGCCCTGACCATCACGATCGGGTTCGGGCGCAGTCTGTTCCGGGATCAGTTCGGCCTGGCGGACAAACTGCCTGACGAGTTCAGCGAGATGCCGACAATGACCAACGACTTCCTCAATCGCGAGCAATCCGAAGGCGACATCTGCATCCAGGCCTGCGCGAACGACCCGCAAGTAGCCACACATGCGATCCGGAATCTGACCCGATTGGCTGTTCCGGATGCGTCGCTGCGCTGGACCCAGATCGGCTTCGGCAAAGCCTCGGTGACCAGCGCCGAGGAGCAGACCCCGCGCAACCTTTTCGGCCAAAAGGACGGCACCGCCAACATCCGCTCCGACGACGAAGAGGAATTAGACCAGCACGTGTGGGTGCAGGAAGATTCCTCTCAGCCGTGGGCAGCCGGCGGGACGTACCTGACAGCGCGGCGCATCGCGATGAACATCGAGGTCTGGGACACCCTCCAACTCGAGGAGCAGGAGCGCGTCACCGGCCGCGACAAGGTTGCGGGTGCACCTCTGACCGGCACCGACGAATTCGACGAGCCGGATTTTGACGCGGTGAACGACCGTGGTCGGCCCGTCATCGACCGCGGTTCCCACCTGTTCAATGTGCACCCGGCTCAAAACGGCGGGATTCGCATGCTGCGCCGCGCCTTCAACTACGTCGACGGCTCCAACGAGCAGGGACGCATGGACGCGGGGTTGTTCTTCATCGCGTTCACCCGCACCCCGGACCGTTTCGCTACCGTCCACCAATCGATGTCGCGCGACGAGATGTTCCTGGAGTATCTCAAGACCACAAAGACCGGCACTTATTTGATCCCGCCGGGCGTGGGTGAAGAGGGATTCATCGGCGAAGGAATGTTCGCTTGA